Proteins encoded by one window of Perca fluviatilis chromosome 13, GENO_Pfluv_1.0, whole genome shotgun sequence:
- the tmem170b gene encoding transmembrane protein 170B, translated as MPSSKAKYSYSIKRSANPGGGSGSGGGRNMTTNRDYSVNLSVQQVLSLWVQGTTLQHFTEMWYWVFLWCLFSSLFVYGAVGLLMLVMLQRHKRGRLITLVLVSVGFLASLSGGVITSAAVAGVYRVAGKDMAPLEALVLGVGQTALSIIISFSRVLATL; from the exons ATGCCTTCGTCTAAAGCCAAGTACAGCTATTCGATAAAGAGGAGTGCGAACCCGGGCGGTGGCAGCGGTAGCGGCGGCGGCAGAAACATGACAACAAACAGGGATTATTCTGTTAATCTGTCGGTGCAGCAAGTGCTGAGCCTTTGGGTGCAAGGCACGACGCTGCAGCACTTCACAG AGATGTGGTACTGGGTGTTCCTGTGGtgtctcttctcctccctcttcgTCTACGGGGCGGTGGGGCTGCTCATGTTGGTCATGCTGCAGCGCCATAAGAGGGGTCGCCTCATCACCCTGGTGCTGGTCAGCGTGGGTTTCCTGGCCTCCCTCTCCGGAGGCGTCATCACCA GCGCTGCGGTGGCGGGGGTGTACCGCGTGGCAGGGAAGGACATGGCACCGCTGGAGGCTCTGGTGTTGGGCGTGGGCCAGACAGCCCTCTCCATCATCATATCCTTCTCACGCGTCCTCGCCACTCTGTGA